One region of Acomys russatus chromosome 8, mAcoRus1.1, whole genome shotgun sequence genomic DNA includes:
- the Lnp1 gene encoding leukemia NUP98 fusion partner 1 yields the protein MEHRDGDDDDDDVSFAKWMSSFWGHSWRDKDERGLRDHHRPQEISSRKASLPCPFPAFPGVTSPDCHPRRHSHEDQGSRSQLSTRYHRKHSVDGPFKEPTDSRRGTQFKMQGFSESFEQHLCLQSKHSPAAGPKGRKERNERHCLETDMRSYKKVEDRRSSMKEAHGDAPMAPLMEKAPE from the exons ATGGAGCAcagagatggtgatgatgatgatgatgatgtgtctTTTGCAAAGTGGATGAGCAGCTTCTGGGGTCACAGCTGGAGAGACAAGGATGAACGAGGACTCCGGGACCACCACCGACCACAAGAAATAAGCTCCAGGAAGgcttctctgccctgccca TTTCCTGCATTTCCCGGCGTTACATCACCTGACTGCCACCCCAGACGACATTCCCATGAGGACCAGGGATCCAGAAGCCAACTTTCCACGCGGTATCACAGAAAACACTCAGTGGATGGGCCATTCAAGGAGCCAACGGACTCACGAAGAGGAACTCAGTTCAAAATGCAGGGATTTTCAGAATCCTTTGAGCAACACCTGTGCCTTCAGAGCAAGCACTCTCCCGCTGCG GGAcccaaagggaggaaagagagaaacgaAAGACATTGTCTAGAGACCGACATGAGATCCTACAAGAAAGTGGAGGACAGAAGAAGCTCGATGAAGGAAGCACACGGAGATGCACCCATGGCTCCCCTGATGGAAAAGGCACCAGAGTGA